The Lemur catta isolate mLemCat1 chromosome 6, mLemCat1.pri, whole genome shotgun sequence sequence TATCTCTAGCCCCAGGATCCTGCTGCTGCCCCTGTGACAAGAATCTAGGGCAAGTTTTAACTTCAGGCCTCCCAAAGAGACCAAGTGAATGTCTCATCAGCTAGAAACATTCAAAGTTTGGCTATCAGAAATCTTAAATCTACCACCAGTCAGAAGCAACTGACTCAAAATCTTCCCTTATGGCCTAAGTTCAATCTCAAAAAAAGCAGGGAGGAGGCCCAGTGAATCTGTAAAGGATACGACAGTGTGTGCTGCAACCTCTGCCAAATTCTCAGCCAGTCCCAGAGGCAAACAGGCCTTCAAGGAcatcacccccacctccccaacatatacacacatgctgCAGCCCTAGGGTCACCATGCATGGGTGGGCCTGAGGAAGGCCATTCTGGAGGAAAAGCCAACTAAGGCTAATTCTAAGACCTCAGACAGGCTGGGCCACTTCTTCCTCCATATGGAAGCAGGGGTCAAACCACTCTATCAAGTGTCCCTACACAAGGCCATGGGCCAGGTGTGCAGAGGGCCAAAGGTAGGCTCCAGGATACACAAACAGCTCAAGCCCCAGGGGAACTCAGGACCATAACCCCTTGCACTGTCCAGCATTCACTCCAACCAGACCCCTGCTCTAAAGGGGAGACCTCAGGcgcagccccagccaggccatAGGAGCCTGTGCTGGTACCTTAGAGCCTGACCCTGGCTAGGCCCAGACACTCTGCCACCAGTTTCCTACGGAGGAAGGCCATGCCCCAACGGAACCTTCTCTTCTCCACGGTCACCACCAAGGCCCGCAACGGGAAGCCTGGCAGTACCTCTCAGGGGGTGCAGAGAAGATGGCACTGAGGCAACATCTCAGAGCTGGTCCAGCTCTCCCAAAGCAGTGACTGTGCCTCTGTCCCTAGAAGTTAGGGAGATTCCTCAGGGTTCCTCAAGAAGAGCCTGTTGTGTTCAAGGTCACTAGAACAGGAGTGGCCCCTGGTGCTCCCTGGGGGCTGGTGAGGAGGTCTGCCCCAGCCATACCTTAGTGATGGTGCCAACAGCCTTGGTGCGGCCTTCCCGGAACACCAGCCGCTGGTCTATGTGCAGGTACTCCGGAGTCTTGATGAAGCGGAAGTGTACAGTGGCCTTGTCCCCGGTACGCAGACAGTCCTTGTCCATGCTCAGAATGGTGGCCGTCTGCCTGATGCTCCCACAATGCACTGCCAAGGGAGCCAGAGGTCAGGACAGACTTGAGCCACTCTGTGGCCTCAAGACAAGCGGCAGCAGCGAGTGAAAGCACGAGATACACTGGAGCTGCAGCAGGGCAGGGATCATTTCCACGGCCTGCTCCTGGCTCTGACCATGCCTCACACTCTCCCATTTTTTCCTCCAGTTAGACTCCACCCCCTCATGCCCCACTCTCAGCCCAGTGCAGACAGGGGTCCTAGTTCCTGGGCTTACAGGGGACTCTGTTTGCACATGTGCCTCCTCGCTGGACTAagctcctgggggcagggccctTGCCCATCTACCTTATCTTTGTCCCCAGCACCCTGGCAACACACACAGCAGCGTTCAGCAGACACTGGCTGAAGGAATTCACGTGAGGTTCTTCAGCAGTGTTTGCAGGACTGAATAAACGCTATGGCTCCTGGTTGGAGCAGAGGGAATGGCATCACTAAACACAACAGAGACTTGCTGCTTGGCTGGGGCTGCAACTATGGGGCTTGGGTCACTGGAGCACTTTCTTAGGGGACCTAGCACAGGGGCCTCCTACCCATGGCCTGGTAGCGCGGGCTAATCGTGGTGGGGTGGTGGAGGACGAGAAtctcagcctcaaactcccaggagGCTTGGGGATTCAAGCGTGGGGAAACCATCACCATGCCCTTCCGGATGGACGATCGCTTGATCTGAAAGAAAGAGGGAATCCCAGCCCTCAGGGACAATGATGCCTTTTGGTTTCACCCCCCAGTCCTGGGGACCACCCCAACTCAGCCTGGCCCCTGACCACTGGGCAACAGGCCTTCCAGATGGCCAGCACAAGCAAACTTAGTGCTATGTGGGAAGCCCAGACACTGTGATTGGGGGTCAGGAAAGGTTTTGTGCAAGAACTGGCATTTCAGCTGCTGGACCTCAAAGGATGAGAGAGGAAACAAAGGCAGGCAAGCATTCAGGGGGAAGGGATAGGTGAGCATGACCTAACCActagagggaagagagaaagtcCCACTTTTCCTGGTTAATTTGGctggcagggaagggaggtgacCCCAGAGGTAGCACTAACCCCAAGCCCCAGGAGATAGAAGGCTGAATGGGAAGAGGAGCTGGTGCAGAACCCACTGGCCCTGTGCAGGATACTCTGCACAGCAGGGACACTCCTATCTGATCTCACCACTGAGCTCGGAGCACCCTGCTCAGGCACCAGAGCGAGGAACAGAGCTTAGGAGGCAGGtagtcctgggttcaagtcctggctctagCACTTACAAACTGTGTGTCTCGGGCAAATCCCTGGGCCTCATCTGTCAAAATGAAGTTAGTAATCCCTCCCTCGCAGATCAGCTTGAGAAGGTGAGTTAAGCATCTGGCCTAGAGCCTTGCATGATGGAGCCCGAGGGGAGTTTTTGGTATCATCACCACTCACCTTCTTCAGCGCGAAAGATGCCGTCTGGCCTCCCCGCACCTCCTTCACAGGCATGCGCTTGCGATGGATCGATTTGACAGCAATGGACAGGAAATTACCCAGGGGATCTGGGCCCAGCAGCAGTGTGTCATTCAGCTTGATCAGGCCCCTCAGTGTTGTCCCTGACACCACCGTCCCCACGCCCTGCCAAGGAGAAGACCCTGGCCTAGTAAGTCCATCCCCACCACAGACCCGCCCCTTGATGCCCCTCTGGGAAGTGCCCACCCAGCCACCCCCTCACAGGCACTCACGGGGACAGAGTAGGTGTCATCAATCTGAAACTCAGCAGGCTCTTCCTCCCTGTAGCTGGTGCGGGGGGAGAGGAGGTTGAGGAACATCTTCAGCAGATCTAGGTTCTCGCCTGTAACGTTGGAGATCTGGAATATCGGGCACATCCTAAatggagggggcagaggaaggaaggagagaggagctCAGGTGGCCTGCATCCTGCCCTGACACAGGGTGTAGCAGCAGTGGGGCCCCAGGAGCAGATGCTGCCGCTCACGACTCCACCTCTCCCTCACCTGCCTCCACCTAGCAAACTCCTTTCCAGCCCTGCTCCAAGGCCTTCTTCTCATATTCAGTTTTGTCTCTGAAACCTGTCCCTTCCTGTCACTTTACCAATGCCCTACTTTGGACCTCAAGACTGCTTCTTCCTCAAGAAGCAGCAAGCATGTCTTCCTACACATGCTTGCTTAAAATCCTTATTCACCTTTCCAGCGATCCCTTTTCCCAAGATGCACAACCCTTCACAGTGAGGTTGGCCACCTCTGCAGATTCATCTCTCCCATAAGTCCCACATTCCAGCCATCCCAGAGAAACTTCCCTTCTCCTAACAGCCTGGCACTTTCCTGCCCCTGTGAGTTTGCTCACTCAGACCTTCCTTCCCGAACTCCTCCCCTCTTTATCCAACTGCCAGACCCTTCTCATCCTTCAGAGCTCATCTCAAATGccatttcttccatgaaacccttCTTGCATGGACACTCTCAACTCCTCTGAGTTCCTGGAGAGCTTTTGTGTCTCTGTTACACAGACTACACCTGATTTTCCATCAGAGTCATCTAAATGGCCTCTATCTTGCCTATTCAGGGTGAATTAAATCCTAAAGATCAGGAATTATGGATTCCCCACAGCTCCTAGAATAGAGCCTACACAGAACCAGCTGTGTGGACTGTGCCCCCTCTACTGGCCAGCTGGCAGTACTGACAGAGGCGTGAGGGGGTGGGCACTGAGACAAAGCCAGGCTGCTCTGGGTCCTGCACCGCAGACCAAGTTAGGAGGCAGATCGCTCCTAAGGAGGGTCTGGGCGAAGAGGCAGAGTTAACAAAGTTCATCACCTTGAGGACAAGGACTGTGCTTGAGTTAACTCTGAATACTCAATGTCTAGGTGAAGAGCCTGGCAGAACAAACATccgataaataaatatttatggaatgaaagGATACATTAACGAGTAGATGCCAAAACTGATTTGTGATTAAAGAGTTTTTGAGGAGCAAGAGTATAAAGaattaataacaattataaaaaaatggCTGTGTATTTATCACACACCAGCGAGGCAcggtgctaagtgctttacatacatcatTTCCAGCATTCATGGGAGCCCTCTAAGGAAAGtagtatcatttccattttacagataagaacactGAAGCCTTAGCTGAGATTCCAACCCCAGGGAGCCCAGCACCTCACAATCTGGGTCACGTGATAGAGCCCCTGGGCAACAATGCCAGCCTGTGTGAAGACCAGAACCTTCCGCTTCCCCCAATCTCTAAATAGTAAGAGGTGTCCTGATGTAGTGTTTTCATGAGACCTCATGCCCAAACTGACAGTCACTCTGGGCCCATCACTTGCTACAGCTCTGCCAGCAAGGGTGCCTGCCCAGAAGTGTGTGCTCCCCACCCATTACCTCTCAGAGCTGAAGTTGGAGGCTGTAACAATCACATCGTCCTTGCTCTGCACCAGCACAGGGATCTTCCGGCAGCCTGGTGACTTCAGCAGGCGCTGTAACAGCTTCAGGGTTTCTTAAAGGGTGAAATGGAACAGAATTAGGGGACACAGCCTTCTCTTTGGCCAGGCTTCCAGGGCAAGATGGGTCCACTCATTACTGATGCAAGCAGGAGACACACAGATAGACGGACCAGTGTTAAATGCCACAATGCCTGGAGAAGCAAAAGGAGGATCAAAATTTGGGTGGGTACATACTAGAATAAAGAGCACAGGGCCTGTGTTCTAAGGTTCTGAGTCTGCAACCTGGCAGATTTCTCCAGAGTCTCTAGAAGACCCATGTCCTATAAGCAAGTGATTTGGGGAGTCCCTGAGAAAAATGATGTTCTTCCCAGAATGCATTGCTTCCTGGAAAAATCTGACCTGACAAAAACGCTCTTCTCTTGGACATTTAGAAGTCTGCAGAGACCCTTATTATGAGGCCTTCCAAAAGGGCACCTCTCCACTTCTCCTCTACCATCCTCAGCAGTGAGGGAGAAAGGCACAAAGGCCTAGTCATGCAACCCTGTGTTGAAGCTTTGGTGGTAAAAGGCAATCAGACCTCTGCCCAAATGTCTCCATATATATCCAGCTTAGCTGGTAGAGCCCAACTCCTTCTGCCTGGGGTCATCCGAAAAGAGGTGCCAGATTAGGGATCTCAAGGATCCTGCATTTGGAACCAGAAGGAACAAAGAGCAGAGGATAATTCCAGGCTATGCGCAGACCAAGAGctaaacagaggaggaagaagcaaAAGATTCTGGGCTGAAGTCTTGGTAGCAGACTACCAAGGAGGTACAGTGGGTGACAGCCCCAATCAGAGTGGCTACTGCTAGCTGGAGGCTTCACTTACCTTGCAGGATGTTGGCAGGACACATGTCAATCTTGGTGACTACCACAAAGACAGGTACATTGAGTGCCAGTGCCAAGCCCAAGTGCTCCTTGGTCATCCCCACGATGCCAGCATTGCTGCCCACCTACCCCAACACAGAAAGGAACTGTCAGGACAAGGGAGACAGAGATTGCTGCTGGGTGGACACAGGGACTCAAAGAAGGCTGTGGATGAAAGCTGGGCTGGGCACACATCACTTTAGCCCCTGACTCAATGATACAGGCTATAAAAACCAGAGGAGACTTGTAAACGATAAAAAAGAcaaacccagacagtctgggAAAACAACTGATTCATCCCTGGCCCTCGATCTCCCCATCTGCAAATGGGGCGATAACAGTACCCACTtcagaggattacttgaggtttAAATGTCATAACGTATATGAAAGGCCCAGCACACAACCAGCATGACCTAGGTGTTCGAGCAATGACAgctgttattattgttactattccTTCCAGTAACAAcaagtgtttttaaatattatcataaatactggttaaataaattagggCACACGTACAAGATATGTcacacaaaagaaagaacaaactctTATTTACTGATATGGACTAATCACCAAGATATAtctttaacaggaaaaaaagcaaggtgTGTAGGTTATGCTACCATAAAAAGAGGCGAGTGGTGATTGGAGCACGGCTTGAAAAAAGCAGCTGTAAGACATTTGGGGAATATCTGAGATAATACAAATACAGACTAGATATTGGAGGCCATTAGGGAACTATTGTGCGTTTTCTAGGTTGCAATGACAGGAGGAGGCAGTCTTTACTTTCAGGAGCTGTATGCTGAAATAGGTGGGGGCAAAGAGTCACAATGTCTACAATCTACTTTCAAATGATACagccaaaaaaaaaccccaaactaaacatatatgcacatatgtacccatcacatatacatataattatggcaaaatgttaatggGGTTGAATCTAAGTGGTGGGTTTGTGGTATTCAttatattcttttaacttttctgaatgTTTGAAATTAGAGGGAGAGACAATATACACATTTGGTGGTATGAGTACAAAACATCTCTGGCAGGTACACACAAAAACTGGAAATACCAGTCACCTCCAGGAGGAAACTGGACAGAGGCAGAAGGGAGACTTCACTATAAACCCTTTGGcacctttttattttcataccaTATGAATCTGTTActtatcaaaacaaaataaaattataaaggaaaattgcCAAGGCGTGTTTCTATAGTGCTTTATGCATTCCAGAGTGTCTCCACTGAGATGCTCATTTGATCATCACAGCTCACGGGTGAGTCACCACCCCACTGACACGGCTGGCCTGTGCGCGTATTCCCTTTTCCCACACAAGGACACCTCCACAATCTTCCTCCTGGTTCTTCCCATTCCCTTCAACCACCTTTCCAATCCAACCCAGACTTGCTATTGCTCTTCCCAACCTGGATAAGAGAGTGCTCTCTCCCTGCTgtctaaaaatgttaaatattctgTCCTGGAAATCAATTgtcatgaaaaaataatgaaatatttgtttcatatagAAATTTAAGTATTTGGATCACAGCCTAAAACTCAGATAATATGTACATAACATTCCATCTAGGGTGAAAACACTTCCATTAATTGGTCTTGCTCACTGTAGTTCAGGAGCCGACAAGAATATTCATACCGTATGTTCTGCCTCTCTTTACCACTCTCTACTTTGGGGAGAATTTGCTTCAGAACCTGTATTTGTGGGGTAACCTGATCAAGTTTGCTATGAACAGATGCTTATGTTTACTACACTTATTAATCCAGGCAGCTGAAGCAATAGGGAAATGAGGAAGGGCTTTAGGAAGGACTTGCCAAGGGAAAACTTGCTCAGCTGCACACACGCACTTTtactctctccctttcccttctttcctcctccttccaccctccATGAAGCCACAGAGCTGCGCACAGGTTGTGGAACTCACCAATCTCATGCTCTGTCCAGGGACACAAAGGCAAGCTTAGCAACATGATCCAACGCAGAGCCCTCTGCTCTCTTTCCCTCCAGTTAATCGACTTGATGAACTGCTTAAAAATGTCATcccactagactataagctcctcAGGATCCCCCTGCATAGCGGCAGCCTTCTTCACTGCTGTGTCGTCAGGCCTAGCACAGTTCCATACACCAGGAGTCTCCTGACAGGGGCTGTGCACCGGCTGGTCCTCCTCCCAGGCTCTGGAAGAGGCCACCTCTCAGGCCCTCTTGACTGCTGCCCAAGCGTCCTGTAGcactctcctcttcttccccaagCCCCCCTCTCTGAGGGTACCACCGGTGCCACCTCCTCAGAGTAGCCCAAGCCCCTAGAGAAGCATTCCTGAAGGTAGTAAGTAAGCCCCAGCAGAAACCCTCCTCTAGGCCTCTCCAAAACATAAGAGAGGTCTGCAACGGCACCTGGTTTTTACCAAGGGGATCACTTCCTAGTGTAATAtgagggggatggggggggggtcAAGGTTCACGCCCAGAGGAGACTGCAAGCTTAGAGGACTGGGCACCTCTGCAAAACATGCCACCCTTACACAGTGTCAAAGCCCCAAACCAACAGGCCTCAGTCTCAGAACAATTTCAAACAATTGCACATAACCACCCTCCCCCCAGCAGCCCTGCTgaagcctcccctccccaggagtGCCTTCCACTCACCATGAGCATGCAGAAGTCAGGCAAATGGCCAGTCATGCCAAAGACAGTGGTCTTCAGGTACTTCTCGTGGCCAGCCAAGTCAATGAAGGTAATAACCTTAGTGGACTTCTCACAAATCTTTGTCCACTCCAGGCTGCCACCGTGGCTGTCGGGCTTGTTCACCACATTGCCTTCGCTGTCAAAGCCCAGAATGTCGTTGCCCACGCTGCTAGTACGCCCAGATTCAATCTCATGTTTGTGGCGGAAGAGTTTCTGGCGGGCAAAGCCTCGGCCGTTGTCCAGCTCCCCATGTGTCAGGACCCCCAGAAGAGTGCTTTTGCCGGCATCCACGTTGCCCACTACTGCTACCCTGTGTGCACATGAACCCATATATCCGTGTTAGAGTTAGTGGATGAGCGAAGAGACAACTCAGAACCCCAGTAAGTGGATCCAGCAGTCCAGGCTCACCCCGAGCCCCTCTGACTCACTGCTCTTCCTACCCACGGATGAGCACATTGGGAATGTCCCTGCAGCTGTATCCAGGGGTAGAAAGAGTTATTCAGGAGGAACTGGGTTTCCACAATGGCTATCTCCCTTAATTCCCACTACTTTCTCCACACTGCCAGAAAGTGCCCCAAAGCTACAACAGGCACAAAAGGCCTCCTCCATTACCCTAGTTTCCAGCCTCACAGGCTGATGGGAAAGTAAATGTCACCCACAGAATGTATGGCTggcccctctcctgctcctcccaAAGGGAAATACTTAGGGACGGGGAAgtgcagaaatagaaaatggagTTATCATGGCCCTGGACATTCTTTTCACTCCTCAGGAAGGGAAAGCGGGGGAAGGGGTGGCACTGACACTCCAAGTGTCACAGGCTCAATTACCCTTCTCTGTGAAGAATGGGGACCCCTGAACTGATCTGAAGCCTCCTCACCTGACCTCCAGGAAGTCATTGTCTCCGACTCGTTTCCGGACCAGGTAATCACGCACCCGGCCCCCAGCTTCTTGACGTTCCCGCAGAAGGATGACATCGGCCTCTATCTGTTCCGCCATGCTCTTCACTGTGGCATAGGAGGCCTCCATGTCAGCTTCACTCAGCCCATACTCAGTCCCATCTGGGGACAAGAGCCCAGACATTAGCAGGAGAGGTGGTCCTGACCAACAAGCCAGCCAGTCAACCCCTCCTAACAAAGGCCCTGCCAGGAACTGGAGAGGAACACAATGTTCTCTACCTGAGAGAAAACTTGGGTACACACAGAGTTAAAACATGACAGTACCACAGGCTTCATTGTT is a genomic window containing:
- the GTPBP1 gene encoding GTP-binding protein 1, producing the protein MAAERSRSPMDSPVPASMFAPEPSSPGAARAAAAAARLHGGFDSDCSEDGEALNGEPELDLTSKLVLVSPTSEQYDSLLRQMWERMDEGCGETIYVIGQGSDGTEYGLSEADMEASYATVKSMAEQIEADVILLRERQEAGGRVRDYLVRKRVGDNDFLEVRVAVVGNVDAGKSTLLGVLTHGELDNGRGFARQKLFRHKHEIESGRTSSVGNDILGFDSEGNVVNKPDSHGGSLEWTKICEKSTKVITFIDLAGHEKYLKTTVFGMTGHLPDFCMLMVGSNAGIVGMTKEHLGLALALNVPVFVVVTKIDMCPANILQETLKLLQRLLKSPGCRKIPVLVQSKDDVIVTASNFSSERMCPIFQISNVTGENLDLLKMFLNLLSPRTSYREEEPAEFQIDDTYSVPGVGTVVSGTTLRGLIKLNDTLLLGPDPLGNFLSIAVKSIHRKRMPVKEVRGGQTASFALKKIKRSSIRKGMVMVSPRLNPQASWEFEAEILVLHHPTTISPRYQAMVHCGSIRQTATILSMDKDCLRTGDKATVHFRFIKTPEYLHIDQRLVFREGRTKAVGTITKLLQTTNNSPMNSKPQQIKMQSTKKGHLTKREEGGLSSGPAVGGPPPGDEASSLGAMQPAASSSLQPQPKSSSGGRRRGGQRHKVKSQGACVTPASGC